In Nymphaea colorata isolate Beijing-Zhang1983 chromosome 3, ASM883128v2, whole genome shotgun sequence, a genomic segment contains:
- the LOC116249648 gene encoding protein GAMETE CELL DEFECTIVE 1, mitochondrial, with product MMQRGINRLISLRRFISSPTLGQRFPSIPKSSSLDLPDHASRPKFSSFAAVVGSRSFTKRSGRGGDEQGDSWDRRWRDFEDKKGGDDGNAGGWDSISSWSTGLTEEDFEGKAVGRRVGPHAPPPPPPPSSSSTEDAGQAADTDDLVAEIQKENRRSREYVDSWEERMKETRVLLKQIREPGARGSYLKDSEKSEMYRLHKENPEVYTVERLAKDYRIMRQRVHAILWLKQEEEEEEKRLGHPLDDSIELLLDTCPEFFNSHDKEFHVASLPYKPEFKVMPEGWDGTVRDPDEVHYEISVKEDEMLYREFVQRMEFNKKKEAGEVKCHKYSRRRPSKGWNITIEKLGPRAKCGGSGGWKFVSLPDGSSRPLNEMEKMYVKRETVRRRRRILP from the exons ATGATGCAGAGGGGCATTAATCGACTCATATCGCTTCGTAGATTCATCTCTTCCCCCACTCTTGGGCAGCGTTTTCCGTCCATCCCCAAATCTTCCTCCCTAGATCTCCCGGACCATGCTTCCCGCCCAAAGTTCTCTTCCTTCGCTGCCGTTGTAGGTTCTAGAAGCTTCACAAAACGGTCAGGTCGAGGCGGAGACGAGCAAGGCGATTCTTGGGATCGGAGGTGGAGAGATTTCGAGGACAAGAAGGGCGGGGACGACGGGAACGCTGGTGGCTGGGATTCCATCTCCTCTTGGTCTACGGGGTTGACGGAGGAGGACTTCGAGGGGAAGGCCGTCGGCCGCCGGGTGGGTCCTcatgctcctcctcctcctcctcctccttcgtcCTCGTCCACGGAGGACGCGGGGCAGGCGGCGGATACTGACGACCTTGTGGCGGAGATCCAGAAGGAGAATCGGCGGAGCAGGGAGTACGTCGATAGCTGGGAGGAGCGGATGAAGGAAACTAGGGTTCTGTTGAAGCAGATAAGGGAGCCTGGAGCGCGAGGTTCTTACCTCAAGGACTCGGAGAAGAGCGAGATGTACAGGCTGCATAAGGAGAACCCGGAGGTCTACACGGTCGAGCGCCTCGCCAAGGACTACAGGATCATGAGGCAGAGGGTGCACGCCATCCTGTGGCTCAAgcaggaggaagaggaggaggagaagaggctTGGCCACCCATTGGACGATTCCATCGAGCTTCTGCTAGATACTTGTCCCGA ATTTTTCAACTCACATGATAAGGAGTTTCATGTGGCATCCCTTCCTTACAAGCCGGAATTTAAGGTGATGCCAGAGGGCTGGGATGGCACTGTCAGAGATCCTGATGAGGTTCATTATGAGATCTCAGTCAAGGAAGATGAAATGCTTTATCGGGAGTTTGTACAGCGGATGGAGTTCAACAAGAAGAAA GAAGCTGGAGAGGTAAAGTGCCACAAGTATAGCAGAAGGCGACCATCTAAAGGGTGGAATATTACAATTGAAAAGTTAGGCCCCCGTGCAAAATGTGGAGGAAGCGGTGGCTGGAAATTTGTGAGCTTGCCTGATGGTTCAAGTCGTCCATTGaatgaaatggagaaaatgtATGTTAAAAGGGAGACGGTCCGGCGGCGTCGCAGGATACTCCCTTGA